The proteins below are encoded in one region of Paenibacillus albus:
- a CDS encoding DUF3397 domain-containing protein → MLWIWESVKHIYAFLAVLPIIPFVLVYFGYAAYTGDRKQAFRIAMDVTTALLIGCVAVLFNRLFNSNFGLYGILLVLLLGGGLLGNAQYRLKGNVDFRRIMRAIWRLGFFVMAFCYIILMCIGLGKSLFMV, encoded by the coding sequence ATGTTATGGATTTGGGAGAGCGTTAAGCACATCTATGCATTTTTGGCCGTTCTTCCGATTATACCCTTTGTACTCGTTTATTTTGGTTATGCCGCTTATACGGGTGATCGCAAGCAAGCGTTCCGCATTGCAATGGATGTGACGACTGCGCTGCTCATTGGCTGCGTAGCGGTACTGTTCAATCGTTTATTTAACAGCAATTTCGGACTTTACGGAATCTTGCTCGTGCTTCTGCTTGGAGGCGGATTACTCGGCAATGCGCAATATCGGTTGAAAGGCAATGTTGACTTCCGCCGGATTATGCGTGCGATATGGCGTCTTGGGTTCTTCGTAATGGCTTTCTGCTATATTATTCTCATGTGTATCGGACTTGGCAAAAGCTTGTTTATGGTATAG
- the bshC gene encoding bacillithiol biosynthesis cysteine-adding enzyme BshC: MKFESVQLPFGQPITEAYINRNNPGVEALFGSHAAEAAHWEKRLNWLNSHADKRTTADGLADALARYNAVMNNNQPAVKSNIDAIRAGAPVVVTGQQAGLWTGPLLVIHKAVTVIAAAREAASKLGTPVVPVFWIAGEDHDWDEANHAYVRSASASSEAEPSKLGRIAIKRPSGARSSVSRTKLAPDAWADALQHLSRELPDTEFKPELLMQLEQAAKQSESLSDLFAATMGLLFGKYGLVLLDADDPVIRALEAPMFEQMIARGDELEAAYTSTANEVKELGFKLSADVTPGSANLFMFDEGERVLLHKEDGGFRNRKSTKTWSMPELLGMAANKPEQLSNNVLTRPIMQDYVLPVLAVVLGPGEIAYWALTGRAFQVLGMEMPIVVPRMSYTLVEQTTAKYMAKFELSFDDVAYRYAARREAWLKERDELGIEARFAEVKAQLHAVYQPVMDMAAGIARGLRDLSETNLQRIERELAYMEARTKDAHAHRFDTALSQMDWVAVSLWPDGKPQERVINMADFWNRYGLSWVDKLLEAPYSSQGGHWMIYL; the protein is encoded by the coding sequence ATGAAATTCGAATCTGTACAGCTGCCTTTCGGTCAGCCAATTACCGAAGCATATATAAACAGAAACAACCCGGGTGTCGAAGCTCTGTTCGGCAGCCATGCCGCTGAAGCGGCACATTGGGAGAAGCGGTTGAACTGGCTGAACAGCCACGCCGACAAGCGGACGACTGCTGATGGTCTCGCAGATGCATTAGCCCGTTACAATGCAGTCATGAACAACAATCAGCCTGCCGTGAAATCGAATATCGACGCTATTCGAGCTGGCGCGCCAGTTGTTGTAACCGGTCAGCAGGCGGGACTGTGGACAGGTCCGCTTCTTGTTATACATAAAGCGGTGACGGTTATTGCCGCTGCAAGAGAAGCGGCAAGCAAATTAGGTACGCCGGTCGTGCCCGTATTCTGGATTGCCGGCGAGGATCATGACTGGGACGAAGCAAACCATGCATACGTGCGAAGCGCGAGTGCGAGTAGTGAAGCTGAGCCCTCGAAGCTTGGGCGTATCGCAATTAAGCGTCCTAGTGGCGCTAGATCGTCAGTTAGCAGAACCAAGCTTGCGCCGGATGCATGGGCAGATGCCTTGCAGCATCTGAGCAGAGAGCTGCCGGATACGGAGTTTAAGCCTGAATTGCTCATGCAGCTCGAACAAGCTGCAAAGCAGTCAGAGTCTCTTAGTGATTTGTTTGCGGCAACAATGGGCTTGCTCTTCGGCAAGTACGGCTTAGTGCTCCTCGATGCCGATGATCCTGTCATCCGCGCCTTGGAAGCGCCGATGTTCGAACAGATGATTGCGCGCGGCGACGAGCTTGAAGCAGCCTATACCAGCACTGCAAATGAAGTGAAGGAGCTTGGCTTCAAGCTATCGGCAGATGTAACGCCAGGCAGCGCGAACCTGTTTATGTTCGATGAAGGTGAACGAGTGCTGCTGCATAAAGAAGATGGCGGCTTCCGCAATCGCAAATCGACGAAGACCTGGTCCATGCCTGAGCTGCTAGGTATGGCAGCAAACAAGCCGGAGCAGCTCAGCAACAACGTCTTGACGAGACCGATTATGCAGGACTATGTGCTGCCGGTGCTCGCCGTTGTTCTTGGTCCAGGTGAGATTGCTTACTGGGCGCTGACAGGGCGTGCTTTTCAAGTGCTGGGTATGGAAATGCCGATTGTCGTTCCGCGGATGTCTTATACGCTTGTGGAACAAACCACTGCGAAGTACATGGCGAAGTTCGAGCTATCGTTCGACGATGTCGCTTACCGTTATGCAGCTCGCCGAGAAGCTTGGTTGAAGGAGCGGGACGAGCTGGGTATTGAAGCGCGATTCGCTGAAGTTAAGGCACAGCTTCATGCCGTGTATCAGCCTGTGATGGACATGGCTGCTGGGATTGCGCGAGGGCTGCGCGACCTGTCGGAGACGAATTTGCAGCGCATCGAACGCGAGCTTGCTTATATGGAAGCGAGGACGAAGGATGCGCATGCTCACCGGTTTGATACAGCGCTCAGTCAGATGGACTGGGTTGCCGTATCGCTATGGCCGGACGGCAAGCCACAGGAGCGCGTGATTAACATGGCGGATTTCTGGAACCGCTATGGTTTGTCCTGGGTAGACAAGCTGCTCGAAGCACCATATAGCAGCCAGGGCGGACACTGGATGATCTATCTATAA
- a CDS encoding adenosylhomocysteinase: MLIGTMTVNAKENSIVRDMALAPEGHLKIDWVAAHMPVLNRIREQFEKEQPFKGLKVAISLHLEAKTAYLAKVVQAGGAEVTITGSNPLSTQDDVCAALVEDGITVFAKYNPEPEEYKSLLVKALETKPDLIIDDGGDFVSILHAERPDLMENIRGGAEETTTGILRLKAMEKDGSLSFPMVAVNDAFCKYLFDNRYGTGQSVWDGINRTTNLVVAGKTVVVVGYGWCGKGVAMRAKGLGAQVIVTEIDAIRAVEAYMDGFTVLPMKEAAKHGDFFVTVTGNRDVIRGEHYEVMKDGAILSNAGHFDVEVNKPELEALSKNKRVVRRNIEEYQLKDGRSIYLLAEGRLVNLAAGDGHPAEIMDMTFALQAMSLKYVNDNYKTIGKKVVNVPYELDEQVARYKLEAIGTGIDKLTDEQVAYLDSWQEH, encoded by the coding sequence ATGCTGATTGGAACCATGACAGTGAACGCGAAAGAAAACAGTATCGTTAGAGATATGGCGCTTGCGCCGGAAGGCCATCTGAAGATTGACTGGGTTGCGGCACATATGCCGGTGCTGAACCGTATCCGTGAGCAATTCGAAAAAGAGCAGCCTTTCAAAGGTCTCAAGGTTGCCATCTCGCTGCACTTGGAAGCAAAAACAGCTTATTTGGCGAAAGTCGTGCAAGCTGGCGGCGCAGAAGTAACGATTACAGGCAGCAACCCGCTCTCCACGCAAGACGATGTATGTGCGGCGCTTGTAGAAGATGGCATTACCGTATTCGCCAAGTACAATCCGGAGCCGGAAGAGTACAAGTCATTGCTTGTTAAAGCACTAGAAACGAAACCGGACCTTATTATTGATGACGGCGGCGATTTCGTATCGATCCTCCACGCAGAGCGTCCCGATCTGATGGAGAACATTCGCGGCGGCGCCGAAGAGACAACGACAGGCATTCTTCGCTTGAAAGCGATGGAGAAGGACGGTTCGCTCAGCTTCCCGATGGTTGCCGTGAACGATGCGTTCTGTAAGTACTTGTTCGACAACCGTTACGGTACAGGACAATCCGTGTGGGATGGCATTAACCGGACGACGAACCTTGTTGTAGCAGGCAAAACAGTTGTTGTTGTCGGCTATGGCTGGTGCGGTAAAGGCGTAGCGATGCGTGCAAAAGGACTTGGTGCGCAAGTTATCGTAACCGAGATTGATGCGATTCGTGCTGTAGAGGCCTACATGGATGGCTTCACGGTTCTGCCAATGAAAGAAGCTGCTAAGCATGGTGATTTCTTCGTAACGGTAACAGGCAATCGCGACGTTATTCGTGGCGAGCATTACGAAGTGATGAAGGATGGCGCGATTCTGTCGAACGCAGGCCACTTCGACGTCGAAGTGAACAAGCCGGAGCTCGAAGCGCTGTCGAAGAACAAGCGCGTTGTGCGCCGCAACATCGAGGAGTATCAATTGAAGGACGGACGCAGCATCTACTTGCTGGCTGAAGGCCGCTTGGTTAACCTCGCAGCAGGCGATGGCCATCCAGCAGAGATTATGGATATGACATTCGCGCTGCAAGCGATGTCGCTCAAATATGTGAACGACAACTACAAGACAATCGGCAAAAAAGTCGTTAATGTGCCGTATGAGCTCGATGAGCAGGTGGCTCGCTACAAGCTTGAAGCGATTGGCACTGGCATCGACAAGCTGACGGACGAGCAGGTTGCTTACCTTGACAGCTGGCAAGAGCATTAA
- a CDS encoding class I SAM-dependent methyltransferase, which translates to MIQSERLTASIHRAIEQSERHGWISPLTDAGEGIPCITFRDYMDHCLYDETDGYYKSGKVRVGKDGDFYTSSQIGTLMGEKLASCIARLIEGEEQDVRLTIVEWGAGTGALSGQMLTEWLDSSLPWLARLRYVVVDSNPVHLKVARSRLEQVHERIGENGALDFMSPEDARSTLSDLRGKGEFTIVVANELLDAFPIHRVQQKHGRLWELGVTTAATVQNGEAFEYVLLPLTDAKISAVLERDGIQLREGQTTEINLAAEQWIAQMSELIADGALLLVDYGHEAAELTAPHRMHGTMLCYKDHVAYDRPFLAPGEQDITAHVNFTACRAAAEASGWHVHYYNTQKQFLIDHGLLGDLASHDGTNPFSEAARRNRAIRQLLLSDGMSESFKVLLLRK; encoded by the coding sequence ATGATTCAATCGGAGCGTTTGACCGCATCCATACATAGAGCGATAGAGCAAAGCGAGCGTCATGGCTGGATATCCCCGTTAACGGATGCAGGCGAGGGAATTCCCTGTATAACGTTTCGCGATTATATGGATCACTGTCTCTATGACGAGACAGACGGATACTACAAGTCAGGCAAAGTCCGGGTAGGCAAAGACGGGGATTTCTACACGAGCTCCCAAATCGGAACGCTTATGGGAGAGAAGCTTGCTAGCTGTATAGCAAGGCTGATTGAAGGCGAGGAGCAGGACGTTCGGCTAACTATTGTGGAGTGGGGGGCAGGAACCGGCGCTCTTTCGGGGCAAATGCTGACGGAATGGCTTGATTCGTCTCTCCCTTGGCTGGCAAGGCTGCGCTATGTGGTCGTTGACAGCAATCCCGTACACTTGAAAGTGGCACGCAGCCGGTTGGAACAGGTACATGAGAGGATAGGGGAGAATGGCGCCCTTGATTTCATGTCCCCAGAAGACGCGCGAAGCACGTTAAGTGACTTGCGAGGGAAAGGCGAGTTCACCATTGTCGTTGCCAATGAGCTGCTTGATGCGTTTCCCATTCATCGCGTACAGCAAAAGCACGGGCGATTATGGGAACTTGGTGTTACAACGGCTGCTACCGTGCAAAATGGCGAGGCGTTCGAGTATGTTCTGCTCCCGTTAACTGATGCTAAAATCTCGGCAGTGCTGGAGCGCGATGGCATTCAACTGAGGGAAGGGCAGACGACGGAGATCAACCTTGCTGCGGAGCAATGGATTGCACAGATGAGTGAGCTAATTGCAGATGGCGCGCTGCTGTTAGTCGATTATGGCCACGAGGCAGCGGAGCTGACCGCGCCGCACCGGATGCACGGGACAATGCTCTGCTATAAGGATCATGTCGCGTACGATCGACCATTTCTCGCTCCCGGCGAGCAGGATATTACTGCTCATGTCAACTTTACCGCTTGCAGAGCAGCTGCAGAAGCATCCGGCTGGCATGTCCATTATTACAATACACAGAAGCAGTTTCTCATTGATCACGGGCTGCTGGGGGATCTCGCTTCGCATGACGGGACGAATCCATTCAGCGAGGCAGCGAGGCGCAATCGTGCGATCCGGCAGCTGCTGCTCAGTGATGGGATGAGCGAATCGTTCAAAGTGCTGCTGCTTCGCAAATAA
- a CDS encoding coiled-coil domain-containing protein — protein sequence MKGTKRRRSAAIVIGLLACWLTIFPVFADPVTPKDEETRRILEKSLSVVEIDKEITRIQQEQQTITAQLTTSKAKLSEQEQAIEKQRENAGNVIRAYYTGERDFLLTALFNTDNLSELFTLLDYFDLIFSSDKLTLNTYTKQYRELKQSIDKLDTKSQELTDVETRLKTQRDRVIALQSEVDSDLSGRSDADKLRTLINEFTNYWQDTGIVEVRRYFNALSKAMDKMPEWIQQDKEMLSIDGFNYTLTVPEAKLNSFLREQNPIFDNFSFVFKENSVIVSGKREDMSIELDGHYTLEKNGAILFHVDALIFNGLALPDTTRRDLEREFDLGFNPSKMVPFLKTKSVTTENGQLVVKLGISL from the coding sequence GTGAAAGGAACGAAACGCCGCCGGAGCGCTGCGATTGTCATCGGCCTGCTGGCCTGCTGGCTGACGATCTTCCCCGTGTTCGCAGACCCCGTAACTCCTAAGGATGAAGAAACTAGACGCATCCTGGAGAAGAGTCTCTCCGTCGTCGAAATCGACAAAGAAATAACAAGGATACAGCAGGAGCAGCAGACTATCACCGCTCAGCTCACGACTTCAAAGGCCAAGCTCTCCGAGCAAGAACAAGCGATAGAGAAGCAGCGTGAGAACGCAGGTAATGTAATTCGCGCCTATTATACCGGAGAGCGCGATTTTCTGCTCACCGCTCTTTTCAACACAGACAACCTATCTGAATTGTTTACGCTGCTAGACTATTTCGATCTTATTTTCTCTTCCGATAAGCTTACCTTGAACACCTACACGAAGCAATACCGCGAGCTGAAGCAGAGCATCGACAAGCTCGATACGAAGTCGCAGGAGCTCACGGATGTGGAGACTCGGCTGAAGACGCAGAGAGATCGTGTTATTGCTCTACAGAGCGAAGTCGATTCCGATCTGAGCGGTCGTTCCGATGCAGACAAGCTGCGCACGTTAATCAATGAATTTACAAACTACTGGCAAGATACCGGAATCGTCGAAGTAAGGCGATACTTTAACGCCCTCTCCAAGGCGATGGACAAGATGCCCGAATGGATTCAACAGGATAAAGAGATGCTGTCCATCGACGGCTTTAATTACACGCTTACCGTACCGGAAGCGAAGCTTAACAGCTTCCTTCGAGAGCAGAACCCGATCTTCGACAATTTCTCCTTCGTGTTCAAGGAGAACAGCGTTATCGTATCCGGCAAACGCGAGGATATGTCCATCGAGCTGGACGGCCACTATACGCTTGAGAAGAACGGCGCGATCCTGTTTCATGTCGATGCGCTTATCTTCAACGGACTAGCACTGCCTGACACAACCAGACGAGATCTGGAACGGGAATTCGACCTTGGATTCAATCCGTCCAAGATGGTCCCTTTCCTCAAGACCAAGTCTGTAACGACCGAGAATGGCCAGTTAGTGGTTAAGCTAGGTATTAGTCTCTAA
- a CDS encoding extracellular solute-binding protein: MSRRRYVMLVLSVFTICMALLVPMFGKPGSPVTPANDGIPWASKPEEVDGSDDANKTILSIAVSMDADEYEYWKKQNQLFERSHPQISISMTNIRDKDADEARKQAVEADEPYDMMLLDNDRVREFAVQGFLLPADEVVTGDAAADQLEALTSIVKWNGSLWGVPLDSDPLLVVWQKGLLKSAGLTLPPINLQALRSMVEQLATSVPEGVSPFNLNTADAKQMIAWLGMFRENGVPAGDLSSFNLSEKQQLQYAADQGRMVYRLDPVQQKAQLMEAFQTGKLLSAVIPWSVYQSLTNDQRNLLMVSTQNGPLVRTNGRSFVLMAETEKLTEAREYINEMTMTSEQLDRYKRMNRLPSRISAMTREYEYSLITDRPPHFLVNLLGQSVQATSDPAWNERWERFSQLCAQLGGNSHSFSKAAASKFIAQWNMEPEEESDAEAPLQKSLETNT; this comes from the coding sequence GTGTCACGGAGAAGATATGTCATGCTCGTGCTTAGCGTGTTTACGATCTGTATGGCACTGCTTGTTCCTATGTTCGGCAAGCCAGGTTCGCCGGTGACGCCGGCAAACGACGGCATCCCTTGGGCGAGCAAGCCGGAAGAGGTTGATGGCAGTGACGATGCGAATAAGACGATATTGTCGATTGCCGTATCAATGGATGCGGATGAATATGAATATTGGAAGAAGCAAAATCAATTGTTCGAGCGGAGCCATCCGCAGATCAGTATCAGTATGACGAATATTCGCGACAAGGATGCCGATGAAGCGCGCAAGCAGGCGGTAGAGGCGGACGAGCCTTACGATATGATGCTGCTGGATAATGATCGGGTTCGCGAGTTCGCGGTGCAGGGCTTCCTGCTTCCGGCCGATGAGGTCGTCACAGGCGACGCTGCCGCCGATCAGTTGGAAGCGCTAACAAGCATTGTCAAGTGGAATGGCTCGCTCTGGGGCGTGCCGCTCGATAGTGATCCGCTGCTCGTAGTGTGGCAGAAGGGACTGCTGAAGTCTGCCGGGCTCACTTTACCGCCAATTAATTTGCAAGCACTTCGTTCCATGGTGGAGCAGCTCGCTACATCTGTGCCGGAAGGTGTGAGTCCGTTCAATCTGAACACTGCTGATGCGAAGCAGATGATTGCATGGCTTGGCATGTTTCGGGAGAATGGGGTACCCGCAGGCGATCTGTCTTCTTTCAATCTAAGCGAGAAGCAGCAGCTTCAATACGCAGCAGACCAAGGAAGAATGGTCTATCGGCTTGACCCTGTGCAGCAGAAGGCACAGCTGATGGAAGCTTTTCAAACAGGGAAGCTGTTGTCTGCGGTTATTCCTTGGTCTGTCTATCAATCACTCACAAACGACCAGAGAAATCTGCTAATGGTCAGCACGCAGAACGGGCCGCTCGTTCGGACCAATGGACGAAGCTTCGTGCTGATGGCGGAGACGGAGAAGCTGACCGAAGCAAGAGAATATATAAACGAAATGACGATGACAAGTGAACAGCTTGACCGATACAAGCGGATGAATCGGCTGCCTTCGCGCATCTCTGCGATGACGAGGGAGTATGAATACAGCCTAATTACAGATCGGCCGCCGCATTTTCTCGTGAACTTGCTTGGACAGAGCGTGCAGGCGACTTCGGACCCGGCATGGAATGAGCGGTGGGAACGCTTCTCGCAGTTATGTGCTCAGCTTGGCGGCAACTCGCATTCTTTCAGCAAAGCGGCCGCATCGAAGTTTATCGCGCAGTGGAACATGGAACCAGAAGAAGAAAGCGACGCCGAGGCGCCGCTTCAAAAGTCCTTAGAGACTAATACCTAG
- the mraZ gene encoding division/cell wall cluster transcriptional repressor MraZ codes for MFMGEYQHSIDEKGRIIIPAKFREQLGERFVVTRGLDNCLFVYPESEWSLLEQKLKSLPMMKSDARAFSRFFFSGATECELDKQGRVNLPNTLCEYAKLDKDCIVLGVSNRVEIWSKPIWEGYFKQSEETFNEIAEKLVDFDFNF; via the coding sequence ATGTTTATGGGCGAGTATCAGCATAGCATTGATGAGAAGGGCCGCATTATCATTCCTGCCAAATTCCGCGAACAGCTTGGTGAACGCTTTGTTGTCACGAGAGGACTGGATAACTGTTTGTTCGTCTATCCTGAGAGTGAGTGGAGCTTGCTGGAACAGAAGCTGAAGTCGCTGCCGATGATGAAGTCGGACGCGCGGGCATTCTCTCGGTTTTTCTTCTCCGGGGCTACAGAATGTGAGCTCGACAAACAGGGAAGGGTAAACTTACCGAATACACTTTGTGAATATGCGAAGCTCGATAAGGATTGTATCGTGCTTGGCGTATCGAACCGGGTGGAAATTTGGAGCAAACCGATTTGGGAAGGCTACTTCAAACAGTCGGAAGAAACTTTTAATGAAATTGCAGAGAAGTTGGTTGATTTTGATTTTAATTTTTAG
- a CDS encoding RsfA family transcriptional regulator yields MTAVRQDAWSPDDDLILAEVTLRHIREGSTQLAAFEEVGERIGRTSAACGFRWNSCVRKRYEDAIQIAKQQRQKRNYMKKQTYVATPHVSAINLIDTDERAYKNDPLTEESLSIDTVIRFLRQWKGTYQELNRQIKTLERDLREKDEELYTLRELNERLSHEVNNAQSDYRAVNDDYKTLIQIMDRARRLTVLTEEDDAKPRFKMDANGNLERIE; encoded by the coding sequence ATGACAGCAGTCAGACAAGATGCCTGGAGTCCAGATGACGATCTCATTCTGGCCGAGGTAACGCTGCGGCATATTCGTGAAGGCAGTACGCAGCTAGCCGCGTTTGAAGAAGTAGGAGAGCGTATTGGCCGAACCTCGGCCGCCTGCGGATTTCGCTGGAACAGCTGTGTCCGCAAACGCTATGAAGATGCGATACAAATTGCAAAGCAGCAGCGCCAGAAGCGGAATTATATGAAGAAACAGACGTACGTCGCTACACCTCATGTGTCCGCAATTAATTTGATCGACACTGACGAGCGTGCGTACAAGAATGATCCGTTGACCGAAGAATCGTTATCTATTGATACCGTTATCCGGTTTCTGCGTCAATGGAAAGGGACTTACCAGGAGCTTAACCGTCAAATCAAGACGCTTGAACGCGATCTGCGTGAGAAAGACGAAGAGCTGTATACCCTGCGTGAGCTGAATGAACGGTTGTCGCACGAAGTGAACAATGCGCAATCGGATTACCGCGCAGTCAATGATGATTACAAAACATTGATTCAAATTATGGACCGTGCGCGCCGGTTAACGGTGCTGACGGAAGAAGACGATGCAAAACCACGCTTCAAAATGGATGCGAACGGCAACCTGGAACGAATTGAATAG
- a CDS encoding ketopantoate reductase family protein, which produces MKIIVVGAGALGLLYGARLARAGVDVLMLTQSDEQAEMLNHEGIALVEAENRISRIPVKAATLHAYSAGGDSAGLVEGRGHDKFDWIWLAVKQVHLDEAMLTQLAALEHRCQAPVIALQNGIGHMDKLRAAMPQAPLYAAVTTEGALRTDGHTVQHTGNGSFMVGIWPKSGEKPSKTQKMLLKTMQGAGIELILSNEIENRVFHKLLINAVINPLTAIFGVRNGDLPLDPQRRRLMEALHVESEGILLASGMVSEGDSWQRMLQICEATARNESSMLRDVQGGRMTEVEWINGGIVSLAKKRVLPTPMNDAIVTMMNALVSRD; this is translated from the coding sequence TTGAAAATCATAGTTGTCGGCGCTGGAGCACTCGGCCTGCTCTATGGCGCAAGGCTTGCGCGCGCTGGCGTGGACGTGCTCATGCTTACACAATCGGATGAACAGGCCGAGATGCTGAATCACGAAGGGATTGCCTTAGTTGAAGCCGAGAATCGCATCAGCCGGATCCCAGTGAAGGCAGCAACCTTGCATGCCTATTCAGCCGGTGGTGATTCAGCAGGGCTAGTTGAAGGTCGCGGACATGACAAGTTCGATTGGATCTGGCTTGCCGTGAAGCAGGTGCATCTCGATGAAGCGATGCTGACTCAGCTGGCTGCACTAGAGCACCGTTGCCAGGCGCCTGTTATTGCTTTGCAGAATGGGATCGGGCATATGGACAAGCTGCGTGCAGCGATGCCGCAAGCGCCGTTATACGCGGCCGTCACGACTGAAGGAGCGCTGCGAACAGACGGACATACAGTGCAACATACGGGAAACGGGAGCTTCATGGTCGGCATCTGGCCGAAAAGTGGCGAAAAACCGAGTAAAACTCAAAAAATGTTACTAAAAACGATGCAAGGTGCAGGAATTGAACTAATTCTGTCGAATGAGATTGAGAATCGAGTTTTCCATAAATTGCTCATTAATGCGGTAATAAACCCGCTTACGGCGATATTCGGCGTACGAAACGGCGACCTGCCGCTCGATCCGCAGCGCAGACGATTAATGGAGGCGCTTCATGTCGAGAGCGAGGGTATTCTGCTCGCTTCCGGAATGGTAAGCGAAGGTGATAGCTGGCAGCGCATGCTTCAGATTTGCGAAGCGACTGCCCGTAACGAATCGTCCATGCTGCGCGATGTGCAGGGAGGCCGAATGACCGAAGTAGAGTGGATCAATGGGGGCATCGTTTCCCTAGCCAAGAAGCGTGTCTTGCCCACACCGATGAATGATGCGATTGTGACGATGATGAACGCGCTTGTGTCGCGTGATTAA
- a CDS encoding DUF4349 domain-containing protein, producing MNRQRMKWLVLIGIVAMLTGLLAGCSANSNNDTASASTDGGNANMKMMRASTNNAAMDTSASSDTSSDAAVEQKSESAAPEAGTSTVSGEVGAVEGSGDTTAPDEGVDRKIIYKANVNMEVDNYDKAQTSLRNLIHLSGGYLLKFADKKTTSELGGTYTVKVPASGFDSFITELEKMKHVSFESSAQGTDVTSEYVDMEARLKARKVVEARLLSFMEKATKTADLLEISKQLGDVQTEIERIKGRIQYLDNNVAYSTIDLRLYQVLEAEPQAAKEEPKFVQRIKDAINGSTDVIYAFFQGLVVFIAGAIPVLVILVIFGIPLYLMYRNYRRKQPAVNAAKPAAPDVVQLEGNKDERDNH from the coding sequence ATGAACAGACAGAGAATGAAGTGGCTGGTGTTGATCGGAATTGTTGCCATGCTTACGGGGCTGCTGGCCGGGTGCTCGGCGAACAGCAACAATGACACGGCATCTGCAAGCACGGACGGCGGGAACGCGAATATGAAGATGATGCGGGCTTCGACGAATAATGCGGCGATGGATACGTCTGCAAGCTCTGATACGTCGTCTGATGCAGCGGTCGAACAAAAGTCAGAGTCAGCAGCTCCGGAAGCGGGTACATCGACGGTATCCGGTGAAGTAGGCGCAGTGGAGGGAAGTGGGGACACAACGGCGCCTGATGAAGGCGTTGACCGGAAAATCATCTACAAAGCGAACGTAAACATGGAAGTGGATAATTACGATAAGGCTCAGACGTCGCTTCGGAACTTGATCCATCTCTCCGGCGGTTATTTGCTTAAATTCGCCGATAAGAAGACAACCTCCGAGCTTGGCGGCACATATACGGTGAAAGTACCGGCCTCCGGCTTTGACAGCTTCATCACCGAGCTGGAGAAAATGAAGCATGTCAGCTTCGAGAGCAGCGCGCAAGGAACGGACGTTACTTCCGAATATGTAGATATGGAAGCGCGGCTGAAAGCTCGTAAAGTGGTAGAGGCAAGGCTGCTCAGCTTCATGGAGAAAGCGACGAAGACAGCGGATTTGCTGGAGATTTCCAAGCAGCTCGGCGATGTGCAAACGGAGATCGAACGGATTAAAGGCCGTATTCAATATTTGGACAATAACGTTGCGTATTCAACAATCGACCTTCGCTTATATCAAGTGCTCGAGGCTGAGCCTCAAGCTGCGAAGGAAGAGCCGAAGTTCGTTCAGCGAATTAAGGATGCTATAAACGGGAGTACGGATGTGATCTATGCGTTCTTCCAAGGTCTCGTTGTCTTCATTGCGGGAGCCATTCCCGTGCTCGTTATCCTCGTCATTTTTGGGATACCGCTCTATCTGATGTATAGGAATTACCGTCGTAAGCAGCCTGCTGTCAACGCGGCTAAGCCAGCTGCACCGGATGTGGTGCAATTGGAAGGAAATAAAGATGAGCGCGATAACCATTAA
- a CDS encoding DUF2626 domain-containing protein, whose amino-acid sequence MARMFRVLGFWTLVIALMAFAGHMTEMSLLFFIQTAVFVLLGYLNFSERTYMLMFWGYMFIAFVGFTYWTVFVMGNPF is encoded by the coding sequence ATGGCACGCATGTTCCGAGTGCTCGGCTTCTGGACGCTAGTAATCGCGCTTATGGCGTTTGCAGGTCATATGACCGAGATGTCACTCTTGTTCTTTATTCAAACCGCTGTGTTTGTCCTGTTAGGCTATTTGAACTTTTCTGAAAGAACCTATATGCTGATGTTCTGGGGATATATGTTTATCGCGTTCGTCGGCTTCACGTATTGGACCGTTTTTGTAATGGGGAACCCATTCTAA